The Bos taurus isolate L1 Dominette 01449 registration number 42190680 breed Hereford chromosome 18, ARS-UCD2.0, whole genome shotgun sequence nucleotide sequence GTAATCAACATCACTATTAGTAATATTTAACACAGGACTAGTAATGAATTGAGTTATTGAAACTGGGATTTTACTACACCATTTTGTATTTGtacatgtttgaaattttctagcataataaagtaaaatacacacacagaggaaaaaattAGTGACATACTTAAAAGTAAACCCACCACTTTAGAATTCTCTTTGTAGCGAAAAGCCAGCTGGTAAGCTGCAAATACCAAAGGTGGCAGTGTGAAGCGAATCCGTTGATTTCCACCAGCTCCAAAATGTTTTCGTGCTGTGTTTAAAATCTGACCAAAACAAAGAGACAAAACCCATTAATCTTTTCTGTAATTATAGAAactataattaattatttataaaattaaatgagaGCTCTAATCATGATGATTGCTACTGTTTTTTGAATACAGTTTTATGGTATactcttacatttcttttcttgccaAGTCATCACCATCGCCCAAGAGACAGatgctcgccaggctcctctgcccatggaatcctccagacaagaatactggatggatagccattccctactccagggatcgaatccgtgtttcctgcattgtaggcagattctttactgtctgagccaccagggaagcccatcttacaAATGGGGGAAAgcttgaggttcagagaggttgtaTAACTTGCCCTAACTTACAGAGCTAGTCAGGGGCAGATacagatttaaatatattttcacacacacatgtaaaaagCATGCTGTGTTGATAAAGAACACAGGCTCTGAAGCTGGACACATTTAAATGTACATTCTAACACTATTTGTGTGACCCTGGGAAAATTACCATTTACcttcttttaactttaattttcacTCTCAGGGTTGTTGGGAAGACCAAATAACAGATGTAAAGTGTTATCAGTACTAACACATTGCATGTACTCAAAATACTGGCTActattataatataaaaaatatgcaTATTGCTGGTATATCATGCCTCTTACTTCAGGAAAATATTAAGACCATTTAAGtcaaggaatggcaacccactccagtactcttgccgggagaatcccatggatggaggagcctggtgggctacagtccatggggtcacaaagaatcggacacgactgagcgacttgccttTAAGTCAAGGAAAATGGTAATAAACTTTAAAAGAGCCATTAGGAAACAAACATCTGGTTGTTTCAGAAAACCACAAGAATTCATGAAATACTTTTTACTACGTGGAGACACAGTGTGTGACACATTCAAGTTTGTAAATTTCTTTGATGATGGTAGATGGGTAGGAAGAGAATGCATTCCCCCTTGAGAAAGTCAAAGGTAACGATCCTCACCTTAAAGGTGTTTCTTTACATGGTATAACCAACTGGTCACAAGTGGAAAGCACACTTTCTACTTTGGTTTGTAACGAAAAATGAAAACCCACATAGGCCAGGTATGTGCATGACACAGAAACATAAGGGAATCAGTTAAAACATTTGAACAATCAGGCCAGCCACTAGGTCAGATCACACGCAGTGCACAGACTGCTTGACACTAAGCCAAGTTGAAGACTACCGCACTACAGACAGAAATCAGCTTCTTTTTCACAATGGTTATGAAGGAGTACAAGAGTGTCAACTATGACAACGTCAACACAAGAAGTCAGGGCTCATCCTCAAATTAAGGTGTTCTTCATTACAACAGACTCACAGTCCCATGTATCCAAAATGGTTAGACAACTTTGCCCAAACAATAATTAAGCCACTATCTGTGCCACCTTTCATAAATTATCCAGTATCAGTCAGCAATATCCTACTCAGGCaacatatttttcattcatttcacaaaggTTTATTAAGGACTAATGATAAAGGGAGAATCTCATCTGATTGTTTTTTGCCAGGAAAAGGGGGTTAagaaaaagacaattttaaagTCTTCACACATTTTTAATGTGGCCAACAAACACAACCTCTATCTGCAAACCTTGGAAACACAAACACAACTGAATATAAAGGTTGTTGCTCATACTTTAAAAGTTTATTATGAAAAACTGAACAATTCTAAAAGCAAcagttcagaaagaaaataaacatggaaTGATTATTGGATGGATACCCAACTAAAGGAAGATAGACTTTTCTACAATTTCTAAGAAGTCTTCAGAAGAAATTACAGCAACCAACTTGTTCTTCATAAGCTCCAGAAGTTTACAATTAATGCATTTAACCATAAAGTAAAAGTCCAGTTAATCTCTTACTCAGTTTCAATTCTTTTGAAACCTTTTAATACCACAAGCTGGATTAAACTATTTGAGACACATCTACATATGATTTCACAAGAAGCTGTTGAAGGGGTATAAGAAGAGTTAATTCATACCAAGTACTGTTGATCAGGGTCCTCAGATCGTAGAAGATGAATGAATCTGCCCACAAGGCTCTGCTCATCAGCAAAGTCCTCTGGGTCAGGTTCTTCTACAGGTTGATCTGGCTGATCCTGAATCAGTGTAGATACCAAATTCATTATGGAATCCACCTGTAGTATGGAAGACATGGAAACCGACTAGGGTGAAACAATCAGCATGCAACGCCACTGACAAAAGTGCTTTTAGTTGTGTAAAGTTACAAAACCGTATCAACAActtaattccttttttctttaggaAAGTGCATGCATCTAGATAAAAGTCTAGAAAGAGACAGACCAAATGTTAATTAAGAGCAGTATTCTCTTCCTGTGGGAttatagttattttatattttcttctttatacatcTTCCATCTTATTTATATAATGAATAAGCTACTTATAACTATTTTTTAGTAGTAAATGACCTTCCCCTCCCATCTCATGTGTCTGTCTCATTGTCTAAAACCATAACTACATtgtctctgttttctaaatatataGCATGTCAATATTCTCTTACCTGGTCTTGAGAGACAATTTCTGTATTATAATCTAGAACATTACTAAGCACGTAACAACTCATGCTCTTTCTGGACTCATAGTCAAAATACTCAAAGAGTGGgtggaaatgttttaatttcaagactgttaaaatattgttgtaaGTGTCAACAGGAATCTTCAAAAGTCTGGTGAGCTCCTTTGAAACTGCACTACTGGTAGCAATACTgccaaaagaaaaacagcagtCCTTTAGTGAGTAAATTAACCTCTGACATACACAAACAGCACTTGAttcataaaaatttgaaaatgttcatTTACATATTAAAGGAGATGGGTGAAGTGAATCACACCATCCCAAAATACCCCAGTGACTTCCAAGAGAGGTCTATCAGATGTCCACctaaacacacacatttattcatctattcaaGTCCTATAGATAGAGTAGGTTATGCTGGTCTACAATTCATGAACAGGTTGTTCATGGAGTTATAAAGACTGTCTAGAATGTGGTATTTCTAAGGGAAGTATTTTAAGTGGTAGTtaggtttctgctgctgctgctgctgctaagtcgcttcagttgtgtccgactctgtgcgaccccatagacggcagcccaccaggccccaccgtcgctgggattctccaggcaagaacactggctgccaagtcgcttcagttgtgtctgactctgtgcgaccccatggactgcagcctaccaggcttctccgtccatgagattctccaggcaagaacactggagtgggttgccatttccttctccaatgcatgaaagtagaaagtgaaagtgaagtcactcatcgtgtctgactcttagcgaccccacggactgcagccgaccaggctcctccatccatgggattttccgggcaacagtactggagtggggtgccattgccttctctgagttaggTTTCTAGGGCAGTCAATAAGTACTGTATATTCAGGACGAAAAATCCACACAAAACTAGCAAGTGAAGAACATAATACATAAGACATAAATTATTTCTTCTGCATCAGATGTTGGTGAATAAGGAAAAGCAGGATAAAATTAGGAACATTCCAGGGTGACTGAGGAATATCCAGGCATTTATAAGACCTTTAGAGGTTGGGACTTCGAATTCTTTATTCTgtctaattttacttttaaactcaCTTAGTGGGGAAGATAAAGatacaaaatttatttaagaTCTGGAATGTTTTTTTGATTCACACAAAAGATGAGagtgacaaaaagaaaaagaggtaaaagaaaaaataaaccttcCAGATGCAACTAAACCACTGGAAGAGAGATGGAAAACAAAAAGATTATGTGAGATGAAATGATAATATAGGGCAAGGAGGGGCCTAGCTTGACTCATGTTCAGAAGCAGTGGAGGATGGGACAGTAAAGGGACTACtggaaaaagataataaaatcacAACTGTGCAAGCGGCCCCTAGAGGATGCAACAGGTCTAGGACAGCATAGTTGAGGAAGATGCAAGTACACAAGAGAATATTCATACCACGCCTGAAATCAAAATCAaagctgaaaatagaaaaaaatttaaaccaatATAATTTTCACATCTTAAATACATACATGGATCCCTAATTTTTTCATAATTGACTCATCTGTTGGAAACTACTTATGGAAATACTAACTCACCATAAGTAGTTATACAAAGGGGTCTGAATGGAGACACGGGTCTCTAAAGATGCCTGTGGTCTGTGAGTGCCACTACCTCATCACTACACAACCAAGCAACTGGCTGCCACTTTCTGCCCTGGTTAGTACCAAGCATGTCAATCTAACAGATGCTTAAAAAACAAGATGAactctaacatttaaaaaaataattgcaaaaggaaaacaaatctgGGACAAAAAAGTTTTACAAaggtttttataaaaatgtttgacTTACTGTTCAAGGTTGAGCTTATTAAATATCTCCACTGTTGTTTCTAGAACTTTATCAACATAGTCCACACGATCAGGATAACACTTCATAGCGAGATTAATGAGAGAGACTTGTAAAGATACAACATCCTCCGAAGGCATGTCTTGTCTAGACTGGAATGTTCAGAAAACCatggaatttattttaaacaattactAAAAGACTATCAGCTGAGAATTTTGAAAGTGTTTAGAACTTAGGAAGAAAGTCATACAAACCTGTATTACTGTAGCCACCTGCTGTGAAAATATGTCAAAAAGTTTAATATCTGTTGGGATTCCAGGTCCATCTTCACGGTGAGCAAATAAAgctaatctaaaaaagaaaatactctttATTTGAAAACATACAGGGATTGGGGCAGTGGGATCATGGATGACATTTTACCCTTTCAGCTTTTCTCTCAATTCATTTTTAATGGAACAGTTTTACCGACGATGCCTTTTTCACTGCATTCTTACTTTATACCATATGCACCAGATTTTTAACAGGTCAATTCTGTCAAATTCTTTGAAGTCTAATTAAGTAGTCATGGACAGAACTGTATTAACATGACAAAATGTATTCAACAGCTATGATTATAAAAAGTAATCTCTAAAATGTAAAAAGTACATAGATAATTTTACGACACTGCATTTTTACTACCGTAAAGTTTAAAACACAACTAATTCTAAAAGCAGTCAAGTTAACTTCTATTTACCACATCTTAAACTACTCAAAACAATGCTTGTTCCGTTATCATTACTGTTTATCCTGATTATTTGaaaactcttctttaaaaaaatggaggAACAGAGTGATTACTTGAACATTCTTAATTATCTATATTTATGTCTACTTGATAAAGATTCCAGATCAAATTGTTTCCCTCTGAAAGATAACTTTCATCATTGTAAAACACAAGGTTTGCTCTTTGGTGATAAAtggatttataaaatttaaatgttggGACTGTATAATGTCTTTAAACACCAATTAAATGCatagattaaaaatattatctcCATGCCTTCTGTTCAACTAAGAGCTAAACGTCTCTCATGAGTAAGCCAGACAAGTACTTAGTAGATACTCAGATTTACAGAACTAATGTTAACTAAATCAAAATCATTAATAAAGATGTAAAAAAGAAttcacaaaaatgttttaaattcactATTCAAAAGTCAGAACATCTACCCTTCAATACGGGAAACTCTTACCTATCAATTAAAGCAATGATTATGTTTTTCACATTTACATTTTGGTGTAACTCAGCACAGGCCCGAAGAAAAGGATTCAAAGTTTGAAGGTGGAATTCATCAGGGAAAACCTGAAAATCAAATGATAATCAATTATTACTAAAATCAACTAGCAAAAATCAATTAGTAAAAGCATTTTCTACTATATTCTGGACTTAATATTTAAAGCTCAtatttatgggggaaaaaaaattcatcttAACATTACACAAGAACGTGCAAATACACCACTTTCAAGCCTCTCTAAACATAACCCCAGAAAGAAATATTCTGTTAACCAAAGTACATCTACAATTAAATTAAAACTAATGATACCTAGACAACTTGGAGGTTACTCTTTCCTATATTTTGGGAGGAAAAACCCATCAATACAAAGACCATGTTATTATATTAATAGGAGAAAAGGATTCATTCAGGAAAGCTTAATCTCTCTTCAATCAagatttttccccccaaaacaaagaaaattaatgaaatacaaAATGAGTTCTTCAAAAACCTGAAATGTTCTCATCTACCTGAATAATGCACTCCATGAGATATTCCTGAGCCAAAGCATCTCTGCAATTCACCACTTGCTCCAATATGCCGGTCAAaacaatctgaaagaaaaaaaagattttaagaattaaagaattattttcaaaatcttaaatcacttctccagtaacatatttgTACTACTaacttaaaaatcatattttaggtTTTCCTGATCCATACTTAATTTCTAAACtgtaaaattttacaaaagaatgtttaaataaaaacattctgggtttctattttgtaaaagtCAAAGTCCATTTCattggtattttttcttttatgatttgtaCTTTCTGTGTCCTAAGAAAGCTTACCTAATCCAAGGTTATAAAGACTtcctttgtgttttcttctaaaaattccAGTTGCAAATTTCACACTTATGACTTTGATAAATTTTTTTGAGTTCCTCTGCATAGTATGAGAATGGGTGGCAATTCAGAGGCTTGGTTTGCATACAGATGTCCAATTATTCCAGAATCACTTGCTGAAAAGGTTGCCTTTGCACCCTTATCAACAATAATTGACTATATACACGTGAGTCTATTCTGGATCATCTCTTCTAGGGGTCAGCAAATCTAGTTTAATGACCATTTTCGTATATTGTTTTCCACATTATCTTTGGCTGCTTTTGCACTACACTGGCAGAATTTAACAGCTGCAAACTATATGGCTTGTAAAACCAAAAAATAAGTACTATTTGgtcctttaaagaaaaagtttgctaATTCCTGATTTATTCTCCactgatgtatttatttatccCTTTCACCAGTATCACATTACTTTATTGTAGCTTTAGAGTAAATCTATAGTAAAATAAATCTCAATGTAAAGAAAACTGGTATCTTGATAATGATAAtactgagtcttccaatccacaaACACAGACTCAAATATATCTTTTGgtttatttaaatcttctttgATCAACAACTGTCAatgcaatattattttttaaatattttaattaaaaaaatcagacttTATATATCTCATGACAtaagaaaagatgagaaataaaaagatataaaccTGTTTGTAACGTTCCACATTTACACCTTCCAACTGACTAAGGCGCACCAAATTTGTTCCCACTAAAATTCTCAGTTCTTGTCTTTCTCGTTCTCTTTTTTCTCTATCTCGGCTATGTCCCTGATGCTGCATTCGAACCCAGAGCTTGTTCATTTCTGCAAAGTTGAGTAGGACAAAATCCATGGAATCACTGATATCACCAGTTGTTTCTTCACTGCAAAGAAACAGTTGGAAAAATCTTTATACACAGTATTTAAATACAGGAACAATTTCCTACTATTCCTCTTCTTTGTGCATTTCCTTTTTACCTCTTTAATACACCAAACGCTTCATGAAAGACCTCTTCAACTACACTGTCTTAATGCTCAATttcaagaggaagagagaaaagaatatcAGGGAGGGGATGCAGTTCAAGTTTAGAGGGACAAAATGCTCCCCCActccttttggggcttcccaggtgacactagtgataaagaacccaaaatctaagagatgtgggttcaatccctgggttgggaggatcccctggaggagggcacggcaacccattccagtatttttgcctggagaatcccacggacagaggatcctggcaggctacagtccatggggtcatgaaaagtctgatacaactgaagcaacttaaccaCTCCTTTTCCTGGGCCAACTAAACTTGTTCTTAGAATTGTATTCCATTAATTCAAAAAGCCTTAAAAAATGGACACTTGTGTCACTGTTAACTCATTTTATTATTGAGTATTTTATGTTTGCAATTGAACTGTAAACTTTGTAAGTTCTGTAAGGTAAAAGACCAAGTATTTCTTGCTTATTTTTACATTTCCTAAGATGGGGAAATTAGtagttttcaaaactttttgCTGATTACTAATACTCAAAAACTGAATCATATCATAACACAGCAAATAACCTCACTGTCTTCTCTACACtgttaaatttttatcttttctacaCCATTTAAATTTTTGTCATATGCATGGTTAAAGTTTTATTAtagcttttcatttaaaaaggaaatgatgtAGATATACtaaaaacaactaaaatatacacataagaaataaatgaatatagaaactttttaaaaagggaaataagtTCCTCAATCAAGGGAACTTGTCATGTGACTAGTTCACCCAACTGGATACAGACCATCTGCCATCTTTGTGGGATAAAAGCACAACGGACTCAGATGCTAGAATACTGGTTGCATAAGACACAGCTCTCTCTGAATGGCTTCCCCGCCCCATCCCCACCCATTTTGGAGTTAATATATAATTTGTGTGCACAGACAATTAAAATCACTTATACTCTGGGGTAACTAGAAGTTGCTAAATTATAAAAACTGATTAGACATTCAAGAAACAATATGAAAACTGGCTAGCTCataaaaaaagttaaacatacttCGTTATTTTATCACAAATACAATTTTCAAAATGTAGCtcatttaaaaagtcttatttTCAAAGAGTATCTGATGGAATGGAAAAATGCTCTCAATTATGCTAAATTAAAAAAGCAGGTTCTAATAATCTACACATAATTTTTATAAGAGTACATTTTATATCACATCACATATACTGTGTCTCAAAGGAAATCTATAAACAAAATGCTACCAGTGGCTGACTCTGGGTAGGAGAATtactgatatttattttcttctatatacttttctatactttttatatgttttacaacaacaacaataaaaatactacacctaaatcaagaaagaaaaccaCTTACTCTGTTGGCTCCCCTTCATCAGGTAAGATGTTTCTGGTACACTGAAGTAGATAATTTCGAAGAAACAGACCTCTCAAGGGATGTTGCACACCACGGCACATTTCTACCAaatctttcaaaatatctttCCTGGACTGAGGAAACGACTTGACGTATACAACTCCAACTGTGATCAACAGGTAACTAGAGGAATGAGGCAACATTTGATTAGAAATAAAATACTCAAGAATTTGACTATATTCAAacacaatatatacaaacatgAAATAAACAAGACAGGAAGCAGGTTTTCTCCTacacaataaagaaaatatcatCTAATTTAAAATGTAACTGTTTACGGACAcccttccatttatttataatatcacCTTTAAACACATTAGGACTCATAACTGTCATGATATTAACTTTTCTAGTAGTCAGGAAATTAGaatatgtccatttttttctattttcaaagttCCTCAATAATCTATAATAAATAGTTATTTATACTTCACAGCCTTAAAAAATCACTATCAAAATGTTAACCTCAATTTGTTAAGAAATTAAACAACCTTAAACCCGCTGATTATAAAGGATGTAACACAAAGTGGGAAATGCAGACATAAAAGCCCACAGAATCTTAATAACTTACAGCCTTGGGATAATGTTTCCGGCATACTGTACAAGTTCATAGAGATCTGCCACTTTTCTTCCTTTAGCAAATTCATCTGTCAGGTAAACTTCCAAGTAGTGCAGTTCATCAGAAATAGCCATATCTTTTAATTATCATTAAGGATTTAAAGCTAAGTCAACCTAAGAATGTTGACTCTATAACTTGTTGGACTCATTAAATTGGGCAAATTTCTTTTCTTGGTATTgcagatttttctttatttattgggggcggggggcatgccccacagcttgtgggatcttaactcctcaaccagggactgaaactggaccatggcagtgaaagcccagaattctaaccactcaaccaccagggaagtcctatattgGGCAAATTTCCTAAATGTTAGTCATGTAAGAAAGCATGTTTAAATTAAGTAAAGACAGAACTTCTTCTGGGCTTTCCTGACTTTAAGGGTTTTTAAAGATGTCTGGTaaagcaaaacaataaaaataagattgCCTGTGAGGCTACTTAAGGGTTTTGAAATGGCAAATCATTGATGTCCTTTACATGTCAGAGTCCAGCTTGACAAAATCTTAGCATTAAAAAACCATTtgcttaataatttaaatatcctTCATGAGTGGTCTGAAAACTGAAATATAACAAGAAGCCACATAAAGAAGTATAAGCACAAAAAAGGGGTTTCTGATACTCTTCTCAGCACATTTGCAGGGAGAAGTACTACTTGATTAAGACAATGAGAAATAATACAACTTCCAAAAAACCTAGGGAACAAGCAAATAAGCCTTATCAAGAAAATAGTATGATCAAAATGTTCTTCAACATTCAAAAGATACAAAGTTCATAGTAGCTCTTTGGTGATAACATAGAAGTCCGCAGTTCACCAAGCATATTAGAAGCATGTTTCAGAGCATCCATAAGCTTGTTTTTGTCCTACAGAAAAACCAAGAGCGTCGGTGAGAAtgcttaaataaacatttaacttGGCTATACAAATTTTAATCAAGGATCTATTacacaattttaaaagtatacagCACCTAAATTATTTTAATCACATAAAAATCAAGTTTTAATTTCACCTTGCCTTCACTTTACTGAAAAGAGTAAGATAACGTAATTCCTCACCAGGCTGCAAAGCTTAGCAAATCTCATTTATCTAGGACCACAAGCTTCCTGACAATAACTCAAATCTTTACAGTCTTGGCAACTATTAAACTATAGCTCCATTAATTTATCTTTTACCTGTAAGCAAGAAAATTGGCATACTGATTCTTTTGAAAGAAAGTTACTATTCTGACAATGGCTTGGTCATAGGTTAAACACTCTTCAGAGATGTCTGGAATGACTACTCTTTAAGTATGCTTTTCTCCTCACAATGTCCATATGCCCCACTTAAGACATAAACATAGACAATTCCTTTAGATACAGAAACACTGTTCATACACAGAAAGAGACAGGAGCAAGCAATAGCAAGCTCCATGCCACCCATTTTCTCCACTCCAAGAGTTTTGTTTTTACAAACTGGTTTGcaagaaaaacaatacaatagatACAACTGGTTAAAAGAGCATATTATTACTAAGCTTTAGAAACTCTAAGACACTTTACAAAGGCAAgatattatcatcatcatcaatacAGAAACTTATAATTTAAGTACCAACCTATTTGGTtccatttcttaaattttattccagAGAATCTATAGTTTCTACACAGATAATCTACTCTTTCAGAATATGAATAGTTTTTAAGGTAGTTCTTGCAAAAAAATGTATCTGTTCAGGACAGAAATAAAAGCCTTCAAGATAGAGGGGAAAGGCTGAACAATtcaaattgaaagcattttaaaccaatatttattaagcaactaTTACATGTCAAGTACTCCTCAGGTTTGGAGGATGAGGCCAGTAGTTCAGGTCAGATATGGAGATAATACAGTGATGCATAAATAGAAGGCAGGGTCTCCcaccctcatggagcttacattctggtAGGGAAGACAGACAATTTCAAACCACAAgtataaaggtaaataaatatttcaacagGGCTATCTACCGAAACTGCTCCACACAGCGCCTGAGGGAGCTGAGGCGGAATATTAGATTTACCAGAGCAGTAGTGCCACAGGCTTTAGAAAACACAGCCTAACATTCCCAGGAACACGCAGACTACAACTGTGCCTCTCACACTGTCATCTTACCAGGCATCTCTTCATCTGGAATGACTGGACCTTCACAGCCTGTATGGCTTCATCCAAGAGTTTTTCCTGCTCATCCTGCGGTGACTGCTGTGTTGTaggctaaaaaaaatttttttaaatctcccatTAATGTGTCATTAGAACTCTCGTCAAGCAAATCTGTTATTTTTATAGGTCCAGCCATAGTTTACATTTACAAAGCTTTCATATAAGGTTCATTCCAGTTCTACATCTCACACTCATTTATCAATTTTTGACAACTGAACAGAGAGCCATGCCGTTACTGAAGTTAATAGCATAAGACTGCTGAAGGAGAAAACTAACAGATACAGAGAATGTCTTCTCAGAAACTGACTCAACATTCCTGTAGCAGATTgtcttcaaagaaatagaaggtgGTGGTTTATGGCTGCctatgctctgctgctgctgctgctaagtcacttcagctgtgtccgactctgtgtgaccccatagacggcagcccaccaggctcccccgtccctgggattctccaggcaagaacactggagtgggttgccatttccttcaatgcatgaaagtgaaaagtggaagtgaagtcacttagttgtgaccgactcctagcgactccacgggctgcagcctaccaggctcctccgtccatgggattttccaggcaagagtactggagtgggtgccattgccttctcctaatacaCTCTAAATCCACCCAGAACATAACCAATCTGTGGTGGTTAAGTAGTCTAACCCAAATTTCTAAAAGCTTCCTTTTTTCCTAAACTACCTTTCATCTGCATCTTAGTCTATTCTTAGGAAGACCAAGGAACTAGTTTATGAGAACACATATCCTCTTAGGCAATATATAATGAGGGACTAAACAGCTTGGAAATGA carries:
- the VPS35 gene encoding vacuolar protein sorting-associated protein 35 — translated: MPTTQQSPQDEQEKLLDEAIQAVKVQSFQMKRCLDKNKLMDALKHASNMLGELRTSMLSPKSYYELYMAISDELHYLEVYLTDEFAKGRKVADLYELVQYAGNIIPRLYLLITVGVVYVKSFPQSRKDILKDLVEMCRGVQHPLRGLFLRNYLLQCTRNILPDEGEPTDEETTGDISDSMDFVLLNFAEMNKLWVRMQHQGHSRDREKRERERQELRILVGTNLVRLSQLEGVNVERYKQIVLTGILEQVVNCRDALAQEYLMECIIQVFPDEFHLQTLNPFLRACAELHQNVNVKNIIIALIDRLALFAHREDGPGIPTDIKLFDIFSQQVATVIQSRQDMPSEDVVSLQVSLINLAMKCYPDRVDYVDKVLETTVEIFNKLNLEHIATSSAVSKELTRLLKIPVDTYNNILTVLKLKHFHPLFEYFDYESRKSMSCYVLSNVLDYNTEIVSQDQVDSIMNLVSTLIQDQPDQPVEEPDPEDFADEQSLVGRFIHLLRSEDPDQQYLILNTARKHFGAGGNQRIRFTLPPLVFAAYQLAFRYKENSKVDDKWEKKCQKIFSFAHQTISALIKAELAELPLRLFLQGALAAGEIGFENHETVAYEFMSQAFSLYEDEISDSKAQLAAITLIIGTFERMKCFSEENHEPLRTQCALAASKLLKKPDQGRAVSTCAHLFWSGRNTDKNGEELHGGKRVMECLKKALKIANQCMDPSLQVQLFIEILNRYIYFYEKENDAVTIQVLNQLIQKIREDLPNLESSEETEQINKHFHNTLEHLRLRRESPESEGPIYEGLIL